Proteins co-encoded in one Actinobacillus succinogenes 130Z genomic window:
- the rpsN gene encoding 30S ribosomal protein S14 has protein sequence MAKQSMKARDVKRVKLAEKFYAKRMELKKIISDANSSDEDRWDAVLKLQSLPRDASPSRQRNRCRQTGRPHGVLRKFGLSRIKVREAAMRGEIPGLKKASW, from the coding sequence ATGGCTAAACAATCAATGAAAGCACGCGATGTTAAACGCGTTAAATTGGCTGAAAAATTCTATGCTAAACGTATGGAATTGAAGAAAATCATTTCTGACGCTAATTCATCAGATGAAGATCGTTGGGATGCGGTATTAAAATTACAGTCTTTACCGCGTGATGCTAGCCCGAGCCGTCAACGTAACCGTTGTCGCCAAACCGGACGTCCTCACGGCGTTCTTCGTAAGTTTGGTTTAAGCCGTATCAAGGTCCGCGAAGCAGCAATGCGTGGCGAGATCCCAGGTCTTAAAAAAGCAAGTTGGTAA
- a CDS encoding MltR family transcriptional regulator: MVSEDPIYEKLNDVPSIRGFVTASVAIFDELVDLLINRVFRKNDFAVKSVIDSLFETSGPLAALSIRLKVLLGLGVLSQEAFEDISAFMQLKDKLNEDSREYHFSDELIVAFTHKLKLFKDKAMLPQHEMTEAPDSLVGQVKIQRREKLVRSCLILTVTEIYQQLQVESPL; encoded by the coding sequence GTGGTATCGGAAGATCCTATCTATGAAAAACTCAATGACGTACCGTCTATTCGTGGATTTGTGACGGCAAGCGTAGCAATCTTTGACGAATTGGTGGATCTGCTCATTAATCGGGTCTTTCGCAAAAATGATTTTGCCGTGAAATCGGTAATCGACAGCTTGTTTGAAACTTCGGGCCCGTTGGCCGCTTTAAGTATTCGGCTCAAAGTATTGTTAGGGTTAGGCGTTTTATCCCAAGAAGCGTTTGAAGATATTTCGGCGTTCATGCAGCTAAAAGACAAACTGAATGAAGACAGTCGGGAATATCATTTTTCCGATGAGTTGATCGTCGCATTTACTCATAAATTAAAGCTGTTCAAAGACAAAGCCATGTTGCCGCAACATGAAATGACGGAAGCGCCGGATTCGTTAGTGGGACAAGTGAAAATTCAACGCCGTGAAAAACTGGTGCGTTCTTGCTTGATTTTGACGGTTACGGAAATTTATCAACAATTACAAGTGGAAAGTCCTTTATAA
- the rplE gene encoding 50S ribosomal protein L5, whose protein sequence is MAKLHDYYRDQVVNELKTKFNYASVMQVPRIEKITLNMGVGEALTDKKLLDNAVADLAAISGQKPLITKARKSVAGFKIRQGYPIGCKVTLRGERMWEFFERLITIAVPRIRDFRGLSAKSFDGRGNYSMGVREQIIFPEIDYDKVDRVRGLDITITTTAKNDEEGQALLAAFNFPFRK, encoded by the coding sequence ATGGCGAAACTGCATGATTACTACAGAGATCAAGTAGTTAATGAATTGAAAACTAAATTCAACTACGCATCTGTCATGCAAGTCCCACGAATCGAAAAGATTACCCTGAATATGGGTGTGGGTGAAGCATTGACCGACAAAAAACTTCTAGATAATGCGGTAGCAGATCTAGCAGCAATTAGCGGTCAAAAACCTTTAATTACTAAAGCGCGCAAATCTGTTGCAGGCTTTAAAATCCGTCAGGGATATCCAATCGGTTGTAAAGTAACACTACGTGGTGAACGTATGTGGGAGTTCTTTGAACGTTTAATTACAATTGCTGTTCCGCGTATCCGTGACTTCCGCGGTTTAAGTGCGAAGTCTTTTGACGGTCGTGGTAACTATAGCATGGGTGTGCGTGAGCAAATCATCTTCCCTGAAATCGATTATGATAAAGTGGATCGCGTACGTGGGTTAGATATTACTATCACCACTACAGCGAAGAATGATGAAGAAGGTCAAGCACTACTCGCTGCCTTTAATTTCCCATTTCGTAAATAA
- the rpsH gene encoding 30S ribosomal protein S8: MSMQDPIADMLTRIRNGQAANKVAISMPSSKLKVAIANVLAAEGYIESVKVLEGAKPELEITLKYFQGKPVVESIQRVSRPGLRIYKRKDELPKVMGGLGVAVVSTSKGVMTDRAARQAGLGGEIICYVA; the protein is encoded by the coding sequence ATGAGTATGCAAGATCCAATCGCAGATATGTTGACCCGTATTCGTAACGGTCAAGCTGCGAATAAAGTTGCGATCAGTATGCCTTCTTCCAAGCTAAAAGTGGCTATTGCCAACGTATTAGCTGCTGAAGGTTATATTGAAAGCGTTAAAGTTTTAGAAGGTGCAAAACCTGAATTGGAAATTACTTTAAAATATTTCCAAGGTAAACCGGTTGTAGAAAGCATTCAACGTGTAAGCCGTCCTGGTCTTCGTATTTACAAACGTAAAGACGAATTACCAAAAGTTATGGGTGGGTTAGGTGTTGCTGTAGTTTCTACATCTAAAGGTGTGATGACTGACCGTGCTGCTCGCCAAGCGGGTTTAGGCGGTGAAATCATCTGTTATGTAGCTTAA
- the rplP gene encoding 50S ribosomal protein L16: MLQPKRTKFRKVHKGRNRGLAAGTEVSFGTFGLKAVGRGRLTARQIEAARRAMTRAVKRQGKIWIRVFPDKPITEKPLEVRMGKGKGNVEYWVALIQPGKVLYEMDGVSEEIARNAFALAAAKLPIKTTFVTKTVM, encoded by the coding sequence ATGTTGCAACCAAAACGTACAAAATTCCGTAAAGTCCATAAAGGACGTAACCGTGGTTTAGCTGCCGGTACTGAAGTTAGTTTCGGTACATTCGGCTTAAAAGCGGTTGGTCGCGGTCGTTTAACAGCTCGTCAAATCGAAGCGGCTCGTCGTGCGATGACTCGTGCAGTTAAACGTCAAGGTAAAATCTGGATTCGCGTATTCCCAGACAAACCGATTACTGAAAAACCATTAGAAGTTCGTATGGGTAAAGGTAAAGGTAACGTGGAATATTGGGTTGCTTTAATCCAACCAGGTAAAGTACTTTATGAAATGGACGGAGTTTCAGAAGAAATTGCCCGCAATGCATTTGCATTAGCAGCAGCGAAACTTCCGATTAAAACAACGTTCGTAACTAAGACGGTGATGTAA
- the rplC gene encoding 50S ribosomal protein L3, with protein sequence MIGLVGRKVGMTRVFTEDGVSIPVTVIEIEANRVTQVKTLENDGYTAVQVTTGSKKASRVTKPEAGHFVKAGVEAGRGLWEFRTEGEEFTLGQEINVDIFADVKKVDVTGTSKGKGFQGGVKRWNFRTQDATHGNSLSHRVLGSIGQNQTPGRVFKGKKMAGHLGAERVTVQSLEVVRVDAERKLLLVKGAVPGATNSDVIVKPAVKA encoded by the coding sequence ATGATTGGTTTAGTCGGTCGTAAAGTTGGTATGACCCGCGTTTTCACTGAAGACGGCGTGTCCATTCCAGTTACCGTTATCGAAATCGAAGCCAACCGCGTAACTCAAGTTAAAACTCTTGAAAACGATGGCTATACTGCAGTTCAAGTTACTACTGGCTCTAAAAAAGCAAGTCGTGTAACTAAGCCTGAAGCTGGTCATTTCGTGAAAGCAGGTGTTGAAGCTGGTCGCGGTTTATGGGAATTTCGTACTGAAGGTGAAGAATTCACTTTAGGTCAAGAAATTAACGTTGACATCTTTGCGGATGTTAAAAAAGTTGATGTTACCGGTACTTCTAAAGGTAAAGGTTTCCAAGGTGGTGTTAAGCGTTGGAACTTCCGTACCCAAGATGCTACACATGGTAACTCTTTATCACATCGTGTACTTGGTTCTATTGGTCAAAACCAAACTCCGGGTCGTGTGTTTAAAGGTAAAAAAATGGCCGGACACTTAGGTGCCGAACGTGTAACCGTTCAATCACTTGAAGTTGTTCGTGTTGATGCTGAGCGTAAATTATTATTAGTTAAAGGTGCTGTTCCCGGCGCAACTAATAGTGATGTTATCGTAAAACCGGCAGTTAAAGCGTAA
- the rpsE gene encoding 30S ribosomal protein S5 yields the protein MSNIEKQTGELQEKLIAVNRVSKTVKGGRIMSFTALTVVGDGNGRVGFGYGKAREVPAAIQKAMEKARRNMINVALNDGTLQHPVKGVHTGSRVFMQPASEGTGIIAGGAMRAVLEVAGVRNVLSKAYGSTNPINVVRATIDALANMKSPETVAAKRGKTVDEILG from the coding sequence ATGTCAAACATCGAGAAACAAACTGGTGAACTGCAAGAGAAGCTAATCGCGGTAAACCGTGTATCAAAAACTGTAAAAGGTGGCCGTATCATGAGCTTCACTGCTTTAACAGTAGTGGGCGATGGTAATGGTCGAGTCGGTTTTGGCTACGGCAAAGCGCGCGAAGTTCCGGCAGCAATCCAAAAAGCAATGGAAAAGGCTCGTCGCAATATGATTAACGTAGCTTTAAATGATGGTACGTTACAACATCCCGTTAAAGGTGTTCATACTGGTTCTCGTGTATTTATGCAACCAGCCAGTGAAGGTACGGGTATCATTGCGGGCGGTGCAATGCGTGCAGTATTAGAAGTTGCAGGTGTACGCAACGTTCTTTCTAAAGCATACGGTTCAACCAATCCAATTAATGTTGTTCGTGCAACTATTGATGCGCTTGCAAATATGAAATCACCAGAAACGGTTGCTGCTAAGCGTGGTAAAACCGTTGATGAAATCCTGGGGTAA
- the rpsC gene encoding 30S ribosomal protein S3 — translation MGQKVHPHGIRLGIVKPWSSTWFANTQDFADNLDGDFKVRKFLNKELMNASVSRITIERPAKSIRVTIHTARPGIVIGKKGEDVEKLRTAVAKIAGVPAQINIAEVKKPELDAKLVADSIASQLERRVMFRRAMKRAVQNAMRLGAKGIKVEVSGRLGGAEIARSEWYREGRVPLHTLRADIDYNTAEAHTTYGVIGVKVWIFKGEILGGMAAIAQQPEQQPAAPKKAPRGKGRK, via the coding sequence ATGGGTCAAAAAGTCCATCCACATGGTATTCGCCTTGGTATTGTTAAACCTTGGAGCTCTACTTGGTTTGCGAATACACAAGACTTCGCCGATAACTTAGACGGCGATTTCAAAGTACGTAAATTCTTAAATAAAGAATTAATGAATGCTTCAGTTTCACGTATCACAATTGAACGTCCGGCTAAAAGCATTCGCGTAACAATTCATACAGCTCGCCCGGGTATCGTTATCGGTAAAAAAGGTGAAGATGTTGAGAAATTACGCACCGCAGTAGCGAAAATAGCAGGCGTACCAGCTCAAATCAATATCGCTGAAGTGAAAAAACCTGAGCTAGATGCAAAATTAGTTGCGGACAGTATTGCTTCACAATTAGAGCGTCGTGTAATGTTCCGTCGTGCCATGAAGCGCGCGGTGCAAAATGCAATGCGTTTAGGTGCCAAAGGTATCAAAGTTGAAGTAAGCGGTCGTTTAGGTGGTGCAGAAATTGCACGTTCTGAGTGGTATCGTGAAGGTCGCGTACCATTGCATACATTACGTGCGGACATCGATTATAACACTGCAGAAGCACATACTACATACGGCGTGATCGGCGTTAAAGTATGGATCTTCAAAGGTGAAATTCTTGGTGGTATGGCTGCAATTGCACAACAACCAGAACAACAACCGGCTGCGCCTAAAAAGGCACCACGCGGCAAAGGTCGTAAGTAA
- the rplV gene encoding 50S ribosomal protein L22: protein METIAKHRYARTSAQKARLVADLIRGKKVAAALEILTYTNKKAAALVKKVLESAIANAEHNDGADIDDLKVAKIFVDEGPSMKRVMPRAKGRADRILKRTSHITVVVSDR, encoded by the coding sequence ATGGAAACTATCGCAAAACATCGTTACGCTCGCACTTCAGCGCAAAAGGCTCGTTTGGTTGCGGATTTAATTCGTGGCAAAAAAGTTGCGGCAGCATTAGAAATCTTAACTTACACTAACAAAAAAGCGGCAGCTTTAGTGAAGAAGGTTTTAGAATCAGCTATTGCAAATGCAGAGCATAATGACGGTGCAGATATCGATGATCTTAAAGTTGCTAAGATTTTCGTTGATGAAGGTCCTAGCATGAAGCGTGTAATGCCACGTGCTAAAGGTCGTGCAGATCGTATTTTAAAACGTACAAGCCACATTACAGTGGTTGTGTCAGATCGTTAA
- the rplB gene encoding 50S ribosomal protein L2, with the protein MAIVKCKPTSAGRRHVVKIVNPELHKGKPYAPLLDTKSKTGGRNNLGRITTRHIGGGHKQHYRLVDFKRNKLDIPAVVERLEYDPNRSANIALVLYKDGERRYILAPKGLSVGDEIQAGVNAPIKVGNSLPMRNIPVGSTVHNVELKPGKGGQIARSAGAYVQIIAREGNYVTLRLRSGEMRKVLAECVATIGEVGNSEHMLRVLGKAGANRWRGIRPTVRGTAMNPVDHPHGGGEGRNFGKHPVTPWGVQTKGKKTRHNKRTDKYIVRRRGK; encoded by the coding sequence ATGGCTATCGTTAAATGTAAGCCGACCTCCGCTGGTCGTCGTCACGTTGTTAAAATCGTGAACCCTGAATTACACAAGGGCAAACCTTACGCGCCATTATTAGACACTAAATCTAAAACTGGTGGCCGTAATAATTTAGGACGTATCACTACTCGTCATATCGGTGGTGGACATAAACAACATTACCGTTTAGTCGATTTCAAACGTAACAAGTTAGATATCCCAGCGGTTGTTGAGCGTCTTGAATATGATCCGAATCGTTCTGCGAATATTGCTTTGGTGCTTTATAAAGATGGTGAACGCCGTTATATCTTGGCACCTAAAGGTTTGTCCGTAGGCGATGAAATCCAAGCCGGTGTAAATGCGCCGATTAAAGTTGGTAACTCACTACCAATGCGTAATATTCCGGTTGGTTCAACTGTGCATAACGTTGAGTTAAAACCTGGTAAAGGTGGTCAAATCGCTCGTTCTGCAGGTGCATACGTACAAATCATTGCGCGTGAAGGTAACTATGTGACTTTACGTTTACGTTCAGGTGAAATGCGTAAAGTGTTAGCTGAATGTGTAGCAACGATTGGCGAGGTCGGTAACTCCGAACACATGCTTCGTGTGCTGGGTAAAGCTGGTGCTAATCGCTGGAGAGGTATCCGTCCGACAGTTCGTGGTACAGCAATGAACCCGGTAGATCACCCGCACGGTGGTGGTGAAGGCCGTAATTTCGGTAAACACCCGGTAACTCCTTGGGGCGTTCAGACCAAAGGTAAGAAAACTCGTCACAACAAACGTACTGATAAATATATCGTACGTCGTCGTGGCAAATAA
- the rplX gene encoding 50S ribosomal protein L24, which yields MAAKIRQNDEVIVLAGKDKGKRGKVTQVLPNGKVIVEGVKIITKHEKPVPALGKEGGLVKKEAPIDASNVAIFNPKTNKADRVGFRFEDGKKVRFFKSNNEII from the coding sequence ATGGCTGCTAAAATCCGTCAAAATGACGAAGTAATCGTACTTGCTGGTAAAGACAAAGGCAAGCGCGGCAAGGTAACACAAGTGTTACCAAATGGTAAAGTGATTGTTGAAGGTGTTAAAATCATCACTAAACATGAAAAACCGGTACCTGCTTTAGGTAAAGAAGGCGGTTTAGTGAAGAAAGAAGCTCCGATTGATGCGTCGAACGTAGCGATTTTCAACCCGAAAACAAATAAAGCTGACCGTGTAGGTTTTAGATTTGAAGATGGTAAAAAAGTACGTTTCTTTAAATCTAACAATGAAATTATTTAA
- the rpmD gene encoding 50S ribosomal protein L30 → MAKTIKVTQVRSSIARLPKHKATLRGLGLRHMHHTVELIDTPAVRGMINQVSYMVKVEE, encoded by the coding sequence ATGGCTAAAACTATTAAAGTAACACAGGTTCGTAGTTCAATTGCTCGTTTACCGAAGCATAAAGCTACGTTACGTGGTCTTGGTCTTCGCCATATGCACCATACTGTTGAGTTGATCGATACTCCGGCAGTACGTGGTATGATTAACCAAGTTTCATATATGGTTAAAGTGGAGGAGTAA
- the rplF gene encoding 50S ribosomal protein L6: MSRVAKAPVNIPAGVQVSLNGQLLTVKGKNSELSRTIHNSVEVKEDNGALTFAPREGFAGADAQAGTARALVNAMVIGVTEGFTKKLQLVGVGYRAQVKGNSISLNLGFSHPVEHTLPAGITAECPSQTEIVLKGADKQLIGQVAADIRAYRKPEPYKGKGVRYADEVVRTKEAKKK; encoded by the coding sequence ATGTCTCGTGTTGCTAAGGCACCTGTTAATATTCCTGCCGGAGTTCAAGTTTCTTTGAACGGTCAGCTATTAACGGTGAAAGGTAAGAATAGCGAATTATCTCGTACTATTCATAATTCAGTCGAAGTTAAGGAAGATAACGGTGCATTGACATTTGCTCCACGTGAAGGATTTGCGGGTGCAGATGCACAAGCAGGTACAGCACGTGCATTAGTTAATGCAATGGTTATTGGTGTTACTGAAGGCTTTACTAAAAAACTACAACTAGTGGGTGTAGGTTACAGAGCGCAAGTTAAAGGCAATTCAATCAGCCTAAACTTAGGGTTCTCTCATCCTGTGGAGCACACTTTACCTGCAGGTATTACTGCAGAATGTCCATCTCAAACAGAAATTGTATTGAAAGGTGCTGACAAACAATTAATTGGTCAAGTGGCTGCAGATATTCGAGCATACCGTAAACCAGAGCCTTACAAAGGCAAAGGTGTTCGCTATGCTGATGAAGTTGTTCGTACTAAAGAAGCTAAGAAAAAATAA
- the rplR gene encoding 50S ribosomal protein L18, translated as MDKKSARIRRAARARHMMREQGVTRLVVHRTPRHIYAQVIAPNGSEVLAAASTVEKEISAQVKYTGNKDAAAVVGKLVAERALAKGVKDVAFDRSGFKYHGRVQSLADAAREAGLQF; from the coding sequence ATGGATAAGAAATCAGCTCGTATCCGTCGTGCAGCTCGTGCTCGTCATATGATGAGAGAGCAAGGTGTAACTCGTTTAGTAGTTCACCGCACTCCGCGTCATATTTATGCTCAAGTGATTGCACCGAACGGTTCAGAAGTGCTTGCCGCTGCTTCAACAGTAGAAAAAGAAATCAGTGCGCAAGTTAAATATACCGGTAATAAAGATGCTGCAGCGGTAGTTGGTAAACTAGTAGCTGAACGCGCATTAGCGAAAGGCGTTAAAGACGTTGCTTTCGATCGTTCCGGATTTAAATATCATGGTCGTGTCCAATCTTTAGCGGACGCTGCTCGTGAAGCTGGTCTACAGTTCTAA
- the rpsJ gene encoding 30S ribosomal protein S10 has protein sequence MQNQRIRIRLKAFDHRLIDQSTAEIVETAKRTGAQVRGPIPLPTRKERFTVLISPHVNKDARDQYEIRTHKRLVDIVEPTEKTVDALMRLDLAAGVDVQISLG, from the coding sequence ATGCAGAACCAAAGAATCCGTATCCGCTTAAAAGCTTTTGATCATCGTTTGATCGATCAATCTACTGCGGAGATCGTAGAAACAGCTAAACGTACCGGTGCACAAGTTCGTGGTCCAATCCCTTTACCAACTCGTAAAGAACGTTTTACTGTATTAATTTCGCCACACGTGAATAAAGACGCGCGTGACCAATATGAAATTCGTACGCACAAACGTTTAGTTGATATCGTTGAGCCAACAGAAAAAACTGTTGATGCATTAATGCGTTTAGATTTGGCTGCCGGCGTTGACGTGCAGATCAGCCTAGGTTAA
- the rpsS gene encoding 30S ribosomal protein S19, which yields MPRSLKKGPFLDLHLLKKVEKAVESGDKKPIKTWSRRSMIIPSMIGLTIAVHNGRQHVPVYVSDEMIGHKLGEFAPTRTYRGHAADKKAKK from the coding sequence ATGCCACGTTCTCTCAAGAAAGGTCCTTTCCTTGACCTACACTTGTTGAAGAAGGTAGAGAAGGCGGTGGAAAGCGGGGATAAAAAACCAATTAAAACCTGGTCCCGTCGTTCAATGATCATTCCATCAATGATTGGTTTGACCATCGCAGTCCATAATGGTCGTCAGCACGTTCCAGTTTATGTTTCAGACGAAATGATCGGACATAAATTAGGTGAATTTGCACCGACTCGTACATACCGCGGTCATGCTGCGGATAAGAAAGCTAAGAAGTAA
- the rpmC gene encoding 50S ribosomal protein L29, giving the protein MKAQELRNKNVEELNAELNNLLGEQFKLRMQAATGQLQQTHQLKQVRRNIARVKTVLNQKAGE; this is encoded by the coding sequence ATGAAAGCTCAAGAACTACGTAACAAAAATGTTGAAGAGCTGAATGCTGAATTGAATAACCTTTTAGGTGAGCAATTCAAATTGCGTATGCAAGCAGCCACCGGTCAGCTTCAACAAACTCACCAGTTAAAACAAGTGCGTCGTAATATTGCACGGGTTAAAACTGTATTAAATCAAAAGGCGGGTGAGTAA
- the rplW gene encoding 50S ribosomal protein L23: MQQERLLKVLKAPHISEKATNNAETSNTIVFKVALDANKVDIANAIEQLFEVKVDSVRTVVVKGKTKRRGNKMGRRSDWKKAYVTLQEGQSLDFVEGAAE; encoded by the coding sequence ATTCAACAAGAACGTTTGCTAAAAGTGCTTAAAGCACCACATATCTCTGAAAAAGCAACTAACAACGCAGAGACTTCAAATACTATCGTATTCAAAGTTGCATTAGATGCAAACAAAGTTGACATTGCTAACGCAATTGAACAACTTTTTGAAGTGAAAGTAGATTCAGTTCGTACAGTTGTTGTTAAAGGTAAAACCAAACGCCGCGGTAATAAAATGGGTCGCCGCAGTGACTGGAAAAAAGCTTATGTTACTCTTCAAGAAGGTCAATCACTTGACTTCGTTGAAGGTGCAGCAGAGTAA
- the rpsQ gene encoding 30S ribosomal protein S17 → MTDKIRTVQGRVISDKMDKSFTIAIERKVKHPLLGKFIRRTTKLHVHDENNEARLGDWVEIKECRPVSKTKSWTLVRVVEKATIA, encoded by the coding sequence ATGACTGATAAAATTCGTACTGTTCAAGGTCGTGTAATCAGCGATAAAATGGATAAATCTTTTACAATCGCAATCGAGCGTAAGGTAAAACATCCTCTTTTAGGTAAATTTATCCGTCGTACAACGAAATTACACGTTCATGATGAGAACAACGAAGCAAGATTGGGTGATTGGGTCGAAATTAAAGAATGTCGTCCTGTATCAAAAACTAAATCTTGGACTTTAGTTCGTGTAGTAGAAAAAGCAACTATTGCTTAA
- the rplN gene encoding 50S ribosomal protein L14 produces MIQEQTMLDVADNSGARSVMCIKVLGGSHRRYAAIGDIIKITVKEAIPRGKVKKGDVLKAVVVRTKKGVRRPDGSVIRFDGNACVILNNNTEQPIGTRIFGPVTRELRSEKFMKIISLAPEVL; encoded by the coding sequence ATGATCCAAGAACAGACTATGCTGGATGTTGCTGATAACTCAGGGGCTCGCAGCGTAATGTGTATCAAGGTTCTAGGTGGATCGCACCGTCGTTACGCTGCTATTGGCGATATCATCAAGATTACTGTGAAAGAAGCAATTCCACGCGGTAAAGTAAAAAAAGGTGATGTGTTAAAAGCAGTAGTTGTGCGCACCAAGAAGGGTGTTCGTCGCCCAGATGGCTCAGTTATTCGTTTCGATGGCAATGCTTGTGTAATTTTAAACAATAACACTGAGCAACCTATCGGTACTCGTATTTTTGGACCTGTGACTCGTGAACTTCGTTCTGAGAAATTCATGAAGATCATTTCTTTGGCTCCAGAAGTACTATAA
- the rplO gene encoding 50S ribosomal protein L15, with protein sequence MRLNTLSPAEGAKHSAKRLGRGIGSGLGKTGGRGHKGQKSRTGGKVRRGFEGGQMPLYRRLPKFGFTSKIAAVTAEIRLNDLTKVDGNIVTLEALKAANVITKDIQFAKVILAGEINNAVTIRGLRVTQGAKAAIEAAGGSVEE encoded by the coding sequence ATGCGTTTAAATACTCTATCCCCGGCTGAAGGTGCGAAGCATAGTGCGAAGCGCCTTGGTCGCGGTATTGGTTCCGGTTTAGGTAAAACGGGTGGACGCGGTCATAAGGGACAAAAATCTCGTACAGGCGGTAAAGTTCGCCGTGGTTTCGAGGGTGGTCAAATGCCTTTATACCGTCGTTTACCAAAATTTGGTTTTACGTCTAAAATTGCGGCAGTAACTGCAGAAATTCGTTTGAATGATTTAACTAAAGTTGATGGTAATATCGTTACTTTAGAAGCATTAAAAGCTGCAAACGTAATTACTAAAGATATTCAATTTGCTAAAGTTATTTTAGCAGGTGAAATCAATAATGCGGTGACTATTCGCGGTTTACGCGTAACTCAAGGTGCTAAAGCAGCTATTGAGGCTGCTGGCGGTTCAGTTGAGGAATAA
- the rplD gene encoding 50S ribosomal protein L4, which translates to MELQVVGANNALTVSETTFGREFNEALIHQVVVAYAAGARQGSRAQKTRAEVSGSGKKPWRQKGTGRARSGDIKSPIWRSGGITFAAKPQDHSQKVNKKMYRGAIKSILSELVRQDRLVVVEKFEIDAPKTKVLAQKLKDMALNDALIITASLDENLFLAARNLYKVDVRDVQGIDPVSLIAFDKVVVTVDAVKQIEEMLA; encoded by the coding sequence ATGGAATTACAAGTTGTAGGTGCGAACAACGCACTCACTGTTTCTGAAACTACCTTCGGACGTGAGTTTAACGAAGCGTTAATCCATCAAGTAGTTGTTGCGTATGCGGCAGGTGCTCGTCAAGGTTCACGCGCTCAAAAAACTCGTGCTGAAGTGTCTGGTTCAGGTAAAAAACCTTGGCGTCAAAAAGGTACAGGCCGTGCTCGTTCCGGTGATATCAAATCACCAATCTGGCGTTCAGGCGGTATCACTTTTGCGGCGAAACCACAAGATCACAGCCAAAAAGTGAACAAAAAAATGTACCGTGGTGCAATCAAAAGCATTCTTTCCGAATTAGTTCGTCAAGACCGTTTGGTGGTTGTTGAAAAATTTGAAATTGATGCGCCAAAGACTAAAGTATTAGCACAAAAATTAAAAGATATGGCGTTAAATGACGCTCTTATCATCACTGCAAGCTTAGATGAGAATCTATTCTTAGCTGCACGTAACTTATACAAAGTTGATGTACGTGATGTGCAAGGTATCGACCCCGTAAGCCTAATCGCTTTCGATAAAGTGGTTGTAACTGTTGATGCAGTGAAACAAATTGAGGAGATGTTAGCGTGA